DNA from Spartinivicinus poritis:
TCTCATGTCAGTTGTGCCAACAAGTCCTCTAATTGCACTTCCAGTTCAGCCAACTGAATCGCTTTCATACCAAGCACTTGAGCTTCTGGTAACAACTCCAAAACCATATCAGGATTTGTATCCATACCTATGCTCAACTTAATACAAGCGGCATCTACTAGACGGACAATGTGTAATAATATGTTATTTTCATCTTGAGACTCTTTATGATGATCACGAGCAATACTACAATATATTTTGGGAAACCCCCAGCTATGCATCACTTGATAACCGTAATCCATATGCAAGGTAGCGATAAGCTCATGTATAACCGCCTCAGTCATTGGTAAATCAGACTTCTCCTGTAGTAGTTCATCTAATACCTTAAGTAACACTAAACTCCCAAGGTCATGAAGCAAGCCCGCTAAAAAGGCCTTTTCCTTAAGTACAGTATGACCACAGTTAATTGCCATCCAACGGCACCCCCCGGCCGACACAGATGCATGTTGCCACAACTCTTGCATCACCGAATGAATAAACACACTTTTTGCCTGAAAAGCCTGCTTTTGCGATACAAGCATGATTATACTTAATACCATTTCCACACCCAGTCTAAC
Protein-coding regions in this window:
- a CDS encoding HDOD domain-containing protein — encoded protein: MNTSESITDLIEVKVYAQDFKLPVFNRVALELQQSITSGISMEQAEKLILKDQAIASEILKLANSAFFSGLAKIESIQQALVRLGVEMVLSIIMLVSQKQAFQAKSVFIHSVMQELWQHASVSAGGCRWMAINCGHTVLKEKAFLAGLLHDLGSLVLLKVLDELLQEKSDLPMTEAVIHELIATLHMDYGYQVMHSWGFPKIYCSIARDHHKESQDENNILLHIVRLVDAACIKLSIGMDTNPDMVLELLPEAQVLGMKAIQLAELEVQLEDLLAQLT